A genomic region of Streptomyces rimosus contains the following coding sequences:
- a CDS encoding SDR family oxidoreductase, with amino-acid sequence MSATPPPHAPLAERTVVIIGGSSGIGLEVARRSVAAGACVVLGGRNEDRLAEAARELGPAARWHPVDNTDKQSLAAFFATIDHLDHLFTPAASYRTGPLRELSDEDAESPFVSKFWGQYHAVRHAAPRLSQDGSIVLMSGAASVRPAGPAPAYVACNAAIEGLGRGLAVELAPIRVNVVSPGMIDGNLWSGRPAGIREQAAAHYRDAALLNRLGTEPEVAETVLFLFTNGYMTGSTLYPDGGYALR; translated from the coding sequence ATGAGCGCCACCCCGCCCCCGCACGCCCCACTCGCCGAACGCACCGTGGTGATCATCGGCGGCTCCTCCGGCATCGGCCTGGAAGTGGCCCGCCGCTCCGTCGCCGCCGGAGCCTGCGTCGTCCTCGGCGGCCGCAACGAGGACCGCCTCGCCGAGGCCGCCCGCGAACTCGGCCCGGCGGCCCGGTGGCACCCCGTCGACAACACCGACAAGCAGTCCCTCGCCGCCTTCTTCGCCACCATCGACCACCTGGACCACCTGTTCACCCCCGCCGCCTCCTACCGGACCGGCCCCCTGCGTGAGTTGTCCGACGAGGATGCGGAGAGCCCGTTCGTGTCCAAGTTCTGGGGCCAGTACCACGCCGTCCGCCACGCCGCGCCCCGGCTCTCCCAGGACGGCTCCATAGTCCTGATGTCCGGCGCCGCGAGCGTCCGCCCGGCCGGTCCGGCACCCGCCTACGTCGCCTGCAACGCGGCGATCGAGGGCCTGGGACGCGGCCTGGCCGTCGAACTCGCGCCCATCCGCGTCAACGTCGTCTCACCCGGCATGATCGACGGCAACCTCTGGTCCGGCCGCCCCGCCGGCATCCGCGAACAGGCCGCCGCGCACTACCGCGACGCCGCCCTCCTCAACCGCCTCGGCACCGAACCCGAAGTAGCCGAAACGGTCCTCTTCCTCTTCACCAACGGCTATATGACGGGCTCGACGCTGTATCCGGACGGGGGGTATGCGTTGCGGTGA
- a CDS encoding class I SAM-dependent methyltransferase, whose amino-acid sequence MTDHSHGTTTPAPGVPGHDHGPADHRHQHHHDHTTVDWEALAAHLEGEAEFQTSMLDQATAWLRDLLTEPSGPGRDAVRRVLDVGSGPGVTSCLLARAFPQAEVVAVDPTEALLERAWDRAARLGLGDRFRTHVGELPDGLGGLGDADLIWSSKALHHVGDQAAAVAALAGRLRPGGLLVASEGGLSSRMLPRDFGFGRPGFEARLEAVREDWFARMRAALPGARGVVEDWPALLTGAGLVSPRSRSFLLDVPAPLDAAQRRHITRQLDRATEVFAEFLDEDDRATLARLLDPDDPLGATRRPDLFWLSAQTFHTARAA is encoded by the coding sequence ATGACCGACCACAGCCACGGCACCACCACCCCGGCACCCGGCGTACCCGGCCACGACCACGGCCCGGCCGACCACCGGCACCAGCATCACCACGACCACACCACCGTCGACTGGGAAGCGCTCGCCGCCCACCTCGAAGGCGAGGCGGAATTCCAGACGTCGATGCTCGACCAGGCCACGGCCTGGCTGCGCGACCTGCTGACCGAGCCGTCCGGGCCGGGCCGCGACGCGGTACGCCGGGTACTCGACGTCGGCAGCGGCCCCGGAGTCACCAGCTGCCTGCTCGCCCGCGCCTTCCCGCAGGCCGAAGTCGTGGCGGTGGACCCGACCGAGGCGCTCCTCGAACGCGCCTGGGACCGCGCCGCCCGCCTCGGCCTCGGCGACCGCTTCCGTACCCACGTCGGTGAACTGCCCGACGGCCTCGGCGGCCTCGGCGACGCCGACCTCATCTGGTCCAGCAAGGCCCTGCACCACGTCGGCGACCAGGCCGCCGCGGTGGCCGCCCTGGCCGGCCGGCTGCGCCCGGGCGGCCTGCTCGTCGCGTCCGAGGGCGGCCTGTCGTCGCGCATGCTGCCCCGCGACTTCGGCTTCGGCCGCCCCGGCTTCGAAGCCCGTCTGGAGGCGGTGCGCGAGGACTGGTTCGCCCGGATGCGCGCGGCGCTGCCCGGCGCCCGCGGCGTCGTGGAGGACTGGCCCGCCCTGCTGACCGGCGCGGGCCTGGTGTCCCCGCGCAGCCGCAGCTTCCTGCTGGACGTGCCCGCCCCGCTGGACGCGGCCCAGCGTCGGCACATCACCCGGCAACTGGACCGCGCCACCGAGGTCTTCGCCGAGTTCCTGGACGAGGACGACCGCGCCACCCTCGCCCGCCTCCTCGACCCGGACGACCCGCTCGGGGCCACCCGGCGCCCGGACCTCTTCTGGCTCTCCGCCCAGACGTTCCACACGGCGCGGGCGGCTTAG